The Acinetobacter pittii genome contains a region encoding:
- a CDS encoding selenocysteine synthase yields MNQFSSFSFQNRSAIFICIYSLGVLALLPHSQFFYHSLKYKRSRRYPYSSTSFTQVKRQLLSHSPCEVETNNALSDAGLIQELMAVFGNDTLWKRATQPEQTYKAFGKKKKKTSSAQVSATNPLSASWATISTWIPFENDLDLGSNSESDVYVQFLAKKKWKLRHNISFDTEQIFRYGSTSRNYTETTLNLTQKMQDNTLFSNKFNVNKSENEDYNWGNWTFQQFEFVKDNSLTYGVYSGGIYTKNDIRLNSWGPYISWRQPIWRDWIFMQNDLNFFNHLNDDSKHQLSVQMNLEANF; encoded by the coding sequence ATGAATCAATTTTCTTCTTTTTCATTTCAAAATAGATCGGCTATCTTCATTTGTATTTATAGTTTGGGTGTATTGGCTTTACTTCCCCATTCTCAATTTTTTTATCACTCTCTAAAATATAAAAGGTCACGGCGTTATCCCTACTCTTCTACAAGTTTCACTCAAGTAAAACGGCAATTACTTTCGCACTCTCCTTGTGAAGTAGAGACAAACAATGCTTTATCTGATGCTGGTTTAATTCAAGAGCTTATGGCTGTATTTGGAAATGATACGTTATGGAAACGTGCGACTCAGCCTGAACAAACTTATAAAGCCTTTGGTAAGAAAAAGAAGAAGACCTCATCGGCACAGGTTTCGGCTACTAATCCACTGAGTGCAAGCTGGGCCACTATTTCAACTTGGATACCCTTTGAAAATGATCTTGATTTAGGATCAAACTCTGAGAGTGATGTGTATGTCCAGTTTCTGGCAAAAAAGAAATGGAAGTTGAGACATAACATTAGCTTTGATACAGAGCAGATATTTCGCTACGGATCTACTAGCCGAAATTACACTGAAACCACGCTAAACCTAACGCAAAAAATGCAAGATAACACATTATTTTCTAATAAATTTAATGTAAACAAGAGCGAAAATGAAGATTACAACTGGGGTAACTGGACTTTCCAGCAATTTGAATTCGTAAAAGATAATAGTCTGACTTACGGTGTGTATAGCGGTGGCATCTACACCAAAAATGATATCCGACTCAATAGTTGGGGTCCCTACATTTCATGGCGACAACCGATATGGAGAGATTGGATTTTTATGCAAAATGATCTTAATTTTTTTAACCATCTTAATGATGACTCTAAGCATCAGCTTAGTGTCCAAATGAATCTAGAAGCTAATTTTTAG
- a CDS encoding Na+/H+ antiporter family protein has protein sequence MNAVVIAIAVMFLLSLARVSVVLTLVVSAIVGGLVAGLSLSQTVEAFNAGLGDGAEVALAYAVLGAFALALSKSGLPDLLAHKLIGLLGMEAGKSRQTKVKYLLLGILLISAIFSQNLIPVHIAFIPVLVPPLLRVMNHLKLDRRAAACVLTLGLVGTYIFLPVGFGAIFLEQILMGNINKIGAGYGLHVDRAMMPIGMAIPVLGMVLGTLVAVFISYRKPRIYADRAITPVTTIDLDKPIRATTQDETADLKADAEELKHEAEQAPVIAKKTILMALLAIGLTLAAQLYSGSMILGGLVGFAVLSTAGIFKWQDADDVFVQGMRMMALVGFIMISAAGFASVMTHTGDINQLVNGVVEIIGDNRALAAFLMLCIGLFVTIGIGSSFSSVPVLAVIYVPLCVQFGFSPLATIALIGTAAALGDAGSPASDSTLGPTAGLGVDGQHDHIWDTVVPTFIHFNIPLLIFGWIAAMVL, from the coding sequence ATGAATGCTGTCGTTATTGCGATTGCAGTGATGTTCTTATTATCACTGGCGCGCGTTTCTGTCGTACTGACTTTAGTGGTTTCTGCCATTGTGGGCGGCCTCGTAGCAGGTTTAAGCCTTTCCCAAACCGTTGAAGCTTTTAACGCTGGTCTTGGCGATGGTGCTGAAGTTGCACTTGCCTATGCAGTGTTAGGGGCATTTGCTTTGGCTCTATCAAAATCTGGTTTACCTGATTTACTTGCTCATAAGCTGATTGGTTTATTGGGAATGGAAGCTGGGAAAAGCCGTCAGACTAAAGTGAAGTATCTCCTCTTAGGTATTTTATTAATTTCTGCTATTTTCTCTCAAAACCTTATTCCAGTTCATATTGCCTTTATTCCTGTACTGGTTCCGCCACTATTACGGGTAATGAATCATTTAAAATTAGACCGCCGCGCCGCAGCCTGTGTACTTACGCTAGGTTTGGTTGGTACTTATATTTTTCTTCCAGTTGGATTTGGTGCAATTTTCCTTGAACAGATTTTGATGGGAAATATCAACAAAATTGGGGCAGGGTACGGCTTACATGTTGATCGGGCAATGATGCCAATTGGCATGGCCATTCCTGTTTTAGGGATGGTTTTAGGCACCTTGGTTGCTGTATTTATTAGCTACCGTAAACCGAGAATTTATGCTGATCGTGCGATTACCCCTGTGACCACGATTGATTTAGATAAACCTATTCGCGCAACGACCCAGGATGAAACAGCTGACTTAAAAGCAGATGCTGAAGAGTTAAAGCATGAAGCAGAGCAAGCACCAGTTATTGCAAAGAAAACGATCTTGATGGCATTGCTCGCAATTGGCTTGACGCTTGCTGCGCAGCTATATTCAGGTTCGATGATTTTGGGTGGTTTAGTCGGTTTTGCTGTTCTATCTACTGCCGGAATTTTTAAATGGCAAGATGCAGATGATGTCTTTGTACAAGGCATGCGAATGATGGCTTTAGTAGGCTTCATCATGATTTCTGCTGCTGGTTTCGCCTCAGTAATGACTCATACTGGTGATATTAATCAGCTAGTAAATGGTGTAGTCGAGATTATTGGAGATAACCGCGCGCTTGCTGCTTTCCTAATGCTTTGTATTGGTTTATTTGTGACAATTGGTATTGGTTCATCTTTCTCAAGTGTTCCTGTATTAGCTGTTATTTATGTGCCTTTATGTGTGCAGTTTGGTTTCTCACCATTAGCAACGATTGCACTTATTGGTACAGCAGCCGCATTAGGTGATGCTGGATCGCCAGCCTCTGACTCAACCTTAGGGCCAACAGCTGGTTTAGGGGTAGATGGGCAACATGACCATATTTGGGATACAGTAGTCCCTACCTTTATTCACTTTAATATTCCGCTATTAATTTTTGGCTGGATTGCTGCCATGGTTTTATAG
- the dsb gene encoding DsbA family oxidoreductase, whose product MRVDVWSDVVCPFCYIGKKRLEHVAAEAGIDLEIHWHSFELDPDAPAKHDTSNTERLAKKYGRTYEEMEEMERNIAAMAASEGIDFQWQKANSGNSFNAHRIIHLAQSKGLGNEAKEAFFHAYMTEGLAIGEREVVEEIASRIGLDNAEVEYVLDTNELSDFVRHDEKIAQEQLNVTGVPFFVFDQRIALAGAQPREVFLQVLEKAQLKANTEEVEQDDAAVCTDETCDVPKK is encoded by the coding sequence ATGCGTGTAGATGTTTGGTCTGATGTAGTTTGCCCTTTTTGTTATATCGGCAAAAAACGCCTTGAGCATGTAGCTGCTGAAGCAGGTATTGATCTTGAAATTCACTGGCATAGTTTTGAATTAGATCCTGATGCGCCAGCAAAACATGACACTTCAAATACTGAGCGTCTAGCTAAAAAATATGGCCGTACCTATGAAGAGATGGAAGAAATGGAGCGCAATATTGCGGCCATGGCTGCTTCTGAAGGTATTGATTTCCAATGGCAAAAAGCCAACTCAGGCAATAGTTTTAATGCACACCGTATTATTCACCTTGCGCAAAGCAAAGGTTTAGGCAATGAAGCAAAAGAAGCTTTTTTTCATGCTTATATGACCGAAGGTCTCGCAATTGGCGAACGTGAAGTTGTAGAAGAAATTGCATCTCGTATTGGCCTTGATAATGCCGAAGTTGAGTATGTACTAGATACCAACGAACTATCTGACTTTGTGCGCCATGATGAAAAAATTGCACAAGAGCAGCTTAATGTAACTGGTGTGCCATTTTTTGTATTCGACCAAAGAATCGCTCTTGCTGGCGCTCAACCACGTGAAGTCTTTTTACAAGTTTTGGAAAAAGCACAACTCAAAGCAAATACTGAAGAAGTCGAGCAAGATGATGCGGCTGTTTGTACTGATGAAACTTGTGATGTTCCAAAGAAATAA
- a CDS encoding ATP-binding protein, translated as MSTRLIQHLKNKCEADDNVAILYAQWEFDQKLVGKALENIGGFYPHFSNHNASHSQQILVNIERILGNDIELLSATDTWLILEAAYWHDVGMLVDAKNAKEVHTNPDFNFMIQTIANEKGHDLQKFCQAYVEQNWLSAIGIVDHPFDGIEQYRQLVAEWFRRGHDKRVGKIVEDPFKDLGITSPRTELLPNRIYRYLGQICVSHGMNFDTLMETLLYKQTGLGTEDCHPRFIGCLLRLGDLFDLDDNRFCPVMAKHVSNMPSVSKHHHDKHLSLREFQLDKRTVKLVAECPDEMSYVETQNWFGWIRQEFQNQMSQWNFIVPSLEFGSLPTIEQLDVRMQGNKILLSNKPMKFSIDENNALEILEGSGLYKNDTNIFRELIQNAIDATLIQVWCDFEKGRIKLPKNPHPFDNKVQNILKSYALEISFERIGIIDGSDDAWWEFKIEDKGTGISLLDLNYMQKVAGSSRNIERQKIINRMPIWMRPSGQFGIGLHSAFLLLKDINEEDQKITIISTNSVDYKTYKIELNSPLKSKKGYCFIEEQKEIKKDIGTTLILRLKKKRRARSYSYNNSELYKFLYTKHDPLKEEMFDVFNIATQVENIKDEVLRNICLPYEFNKEWQVKINSVFPQQKNTFDNIIWVDKYSLYLIVDEIKISNLNELHSRLDGGFKGQNVGRISYYNQIFGFYLMFFGLEAKSTLQTNRNEWSKDFERKFIEHRFLHELCRHILDEYKDQLIDILKDSKIIDLFDFCFNEDKSKISWKEIQMFNVDKWPNYKHKNKKCKIYNKSFKDLLSLKKFNFYYIDEFINPNFDISNLSTNDLVYPAPFNSWFKDYFDQDWIDKGGFVSTEKIKGGGEIVRYSTEKTHEIESGDFRIVNQIKFAIQQDRKRINFNQEWMSKIFFREFKALFTKSILVERLVGLENLNVKHLILPFYIFSKDLEAGPNIRIDYLEDNELVRSTWDSRDEEFEDLKFEDFLTLYKKLEEKISKLINTIYPNWIQK; from the coding sequence ATGAGTACAAGATTAATTCAACACCTCAAGAATAAATGCGAGGCAGATGATAATGTTGCAATTTTATATGCTCAATGGGAGTTCGATCAAAAGTTAGTAGGAAAAGCATTAGAAAATATTGGTGGTTTTTACCCACATTTTAGTAATCATAATGCTTCACATTCACAGCAGATTTTAGTGAATATCGAGCGAATTCTAGGAAATGATATTGAACTATTAAGTGCTACTGATACTTGGCTTATTCTTGAAGCGGCTTATTGGCATGATGTTGGCATGTTGGTTGATGCTAAAAATGCAAAAGAAGTCCATACAAATCCTGATTTCAATTTCATGATTCAAACAATAGCAAATGAAAAAGGGCATGATCTTCAAAAATTTTGCCAAGCTTATGTTGAGCAAAATTGGTTATCAGCCATTGGTATTGTAGACCATCCTTTTGATGGGATTGAGCAATACCGTCAATTAGTTGCTGAGTGGTTTCGACGCGGGCATGACAAGCGAGTTGGCAAGATTGTTGAAGATCCCTTTAAAGATCTAGGTATTACATCACCCAGAACTGAACTATTACCAAACCGAATTTATCGATATTTAGGGCAAATTTGTGTCTCTCATGGTATGAATTTTGATACTTTAATGGAAACACTTCTCTATAAACAAACTGGTTTGGGGACTGAAGATTGTCATCCGCGTTTTATAGGGTGTTTACTTCGTTTAGGTGATCTATTTGATTTAGATGACAACCGCTTTTGCCCTGTTATGGCAAAGCACGTCAGCAATATGCCCTCTGTAAGTAAACATCATCATGATAAGCATTTATCATTGCGTGAATTTCAACTTGATAAACGAACAGTAAAGCTTGTCGCAGAATGTCCTGATGAAATGTCTTATGTCGAAACTCAAAATTGGTTTGGTTGGATACGTCAAGAATTCCAAAATCAAATGTCTCAATGGAACTTTATTGTACCAAGCTTAGAGTTTGGTTCTTTACCAACAATTGAGCAGCTAGACGTAAGGATGCAAGGTAATAAAATTTTATTAAGCAATAAGCCAATGAAATTTTCTATTGATGAAAACAATGCCTTAGAGATTTTAGAAGGAAGTGGATTATATAAAAATGATACTAATATCTTTAGAGAGTTAATTCAAAATGCAATCGATGCAACATTAATACAAGTATGGTGTGATTTTGAGAAAGGACGTATAAAATTACCCAAAAATCCCCATCCTTTTGATAATAAAGTACAAAATATTTTAAAGAGTTATGCTCTTGAAATATCCTTTGAACGGATCGGAATTATTGATGGTAGCGATGATGCTTGGTGGGAATTTAAAATTGAAGATAAAGGAACTGGAATTAGTTTACTTGATTTGAATTATATGCAAAAGGTTGCAGGTTCGAGTAGAAATATAGAGCGTCAAAAAATAATCAATAGAATGCCAATATGGATGAGACCATCTGGCCAGTTTGGAATAGGATTGCATAGTGCTTTTTTGCTCTTAAAAGATATCAATGAGGAAGATCAGAAAATTACGATTATTAGTACAAATTCAGTTGATTATAAGACATACAAAATTGAATTAAATTCTCCATTAAAATCTAAAAAAGGTTATTGTTTTATTGAAGAGCAAAAAGAAATAAAAAAAGATATAGGTACAACTTTAATTTTGAGATTAAAAAAGAAAAGAAGAGCTAGAAGTTATTCTTACAACAACTCAGAGCTATATAAATTTTTGTATACAAAACATGACCCTTTAAAGGAGGAAATGTTTGATGTGTTTAATATAGCCACGCAAGTTGAGAATATAAAAGATGAAGTCTTGAGAAATATATGTTTGCCTTATGAATTTAATAAAGAATGGCAGGTGAAAATTAATAGTGTTTTTCCTCAACAAAAAAACACTTTTGATAATATTATTTGGGTGGATAAATACAGTCTTTATTTAATAGTTGATGAAATTAAAATTTCCAATTTAAATGAACTTCATAGTAGACTTGATGGAGGATTTAAAGGTCAGAACGTTGGTAGAATAAGTTATTATAATCAGATATTTGGTTTTTATTTAATGTTTTTTGGCTTAGAAGCAAAAAGTACACTACAAACCAATAGAAATGAATGGAGTAAAGACTTTGAGCGTAAATTTATTGAGCATAGATTTTTGCATGAGTTATGTAGGCATATTCTAGATGAGTATAAAGATCAGCTTATAGATATATTAAAAGATAGTAAAATTATTGATTTATTTGATTTTTGTTTTAATGAGGATAAGAGTAAGATTTCTTGGAAAGAAATTCAGATGTTTAATGTTGATAAATGGCCTAATTATAAACATAAAAATAAAAAATGTAAGATTTATAATAAAAGTTTTAAAGATTTGTTAAGTCTAAAAAAATTTAATTTTTATTACATAGATGAGTTCATAAATCCTAATTTTGATATATCTAATTTATCAACTAATGATTTAGTTTATCCAGCTCCATTTAATAGTTGGTTTAAAGACTATTTTGACCAAGATTGGATTGATAAAGGTGGGTTTGTTTCTACTGAAAAAATTAAAGGAGGAGGAGAAATTGTACGATATTCGACAGAAAAAACACATGAGATCGAAAGTGGGGATTTTCGTATAGTTAATCAGATAAAATTTGCAATACAACAAGATAGGAAAAGAATTAATTTTAATCAAGAGTGGATGTCTAAAATATTTTTTAGAGAATTTAAAGCCTTATTTACTAAATCAATTCTAGTAGAGCGGTTAGTCGGATTAGAGAACTTAAATGTTAAGCATTTAATTCTACCATTCTATATTTTTTCTAAAGATTTAGAAGCGGGGCCGAATATTAGAATAGACTATTTAGAAGATAATGAATTAGTGAGATCTACGTGGGATTCAAGAGATGAAGAGTTTGAAGATTTAAAATTTGAAGATTTTCTAACACTATATAAAAAATTAGAAGAAAAAATTAGTAAGCTTATTAATACAATTTATCCAAATTGGATACAAAAATAA
- a CDS encoding lysozyme inhibitor LprI family protein codes for MNNKLVICLALLSGIAFTQNLQAASFSCDAAKTKTEKSICKNRSLNDADVKMATTYQIVLHALPMGGRDSQKDAQYQWLKKRNACAAGVSCISKAYQQRQKQLDTILQDRVLSHGPF; via the coding sequence ATGAATAACAAATTAGTGATTTGTTTAGCACTTTTGAGCGGTATTGCTTTTACTCAAAATTTACAAGCTGCAAGTTTTTCGTGCGATGCTGCAAAAACGAAAACGGAAAAAAGTATTTGTAAAAATCGTTCTTTAAATGATGCTGATGTAAAAATGGCAACAACGTATCAAATTGTCCTGCATGCTTTACCTATGGGTGGACGTGATAGTCAGAAAGATGCTCAATATCAATGGCTGAAAAAGCGAAATGCTTGTGCGGCTGGCGTAAGTTGTATCAGCAAAGCTTATCAACAACGCCAAAAACAGTTAGACACGATATTGCAAGATAGAGTGTTAAGCCACGGTCCGTTTTAA
- the htpG gene encoding molecular chaperone HtpG, with product MSEQASQNYSFQAEVAQLLHLVTHSLYSNPEIFLRELISNASDACDKLRFEGINHPEYYENDPNLHVRISLNKEDKTLTISDNGIGLCQQEAIDNLGTIAKSGTKDFMSKLTGDQKADAQLIGQFGVGFYSGFIVADKITVESRRAGLDASEGVRWISGGTGEFEVQQIDKASRGTDIILHLRDDALDYLESYKVKQIVNKYSDHISLPIEMQKEVWQEEEVAEGEEPKGGQMVKTDEWEAINSASALWTRNKSDVTEEQYIEFYKNLTHDFEAPLAWAHNRVEGSTEYTQLLYIPSKAPHDIFTREAKAGIKLYVKRVFIMDDADNLIPNYLRFVQGVVDSADLPLNVSRELLQESRDVKTIREGNARRVLTLLDGLAKSEDEKDQEKFKTFYSEFGSVIKEGLGEDFGNRERILKLLRYATSTNDEVTTSFADYKARMKEGQKAIYYVTADSLAAAKNSPQLELFKKKGIEVLLMAERVDEWAMNFVHEFDGTPLKNVSKGAVDLGDLQDAEEKKALEQAAEQFKPVVEKLSDSLKAKTKEVRVTTRLVDSPACLVTSEGELSPQLIRMLKQAGQAVPEIKPILEINPEHPLVKKLEGSEQFDDLANVIFDQAVIAEGGLPEDPAAYVKRINSLLLK from the coding sequence ATGAGTGAACAAGCATCACAAAATTATAGTTTCCAAGCAGAAGTTGCACAGCTTTTACATTTAGTGACGCATTCTCTCTATTCTAACCCTGAGATTTTCTTACGTGAGCTTATCTCTAATGCATCAGATGCATGTGATAAGTTACGTTTTGAAGGAATTAATCATCCTGAATATTATGAAAATGATCCAAACTTACATGTACGAATCAGCTTAAATAAAGAAGATAAAACCTTAACGATTTCTGATAACGGTATTGGTTTATGCCAACAAGAAGCAATTGATAACTTGGGTACCATTGCAAAATCAGGTACTAAAGATTTCATGTCAAAATTGACTGGTGATCAAAAAGCCGATGCTCAATTGATTGGCCAATTTGGTGTGGGTTTTTACTCAGGTTTTATTGTTGCAGACAAGATTACTGTAGAGTCACGCCGTGCAGGTCTAGATGCATCTGAAGGGGTGCGCTGGATTAGTGGTGGCACAGGCGAGTTTGAAGTTCAGCAAATTGATAAAGCGTCACGTGGTACTGACATTATTCTTCACTTACGTGATGATGCGCTTGATTATTTAGAATCTTATAAAGTTAAGCAGATTGTTAATAAATACTCTGACCACATTAGCTTGCCAATTGAAATGCAAAAAGAAGTTTGGCAGGAAGAAGAAGTTGCTGAAGGTGAAGAACCTAAAGGCGGCCAAATGGTCAAAACTGACGAGTGGGAAGCGATCAACTCGGCAAGTGCTTTATGGACACGTAATAAAAGCGACGTAACTGAAGAGCAATATATTGAGTTTTATAAAAACTTAACTCATGACTTTGAAGCGCCGCTTGCATGGGCACATAACCGTGTGGAAGGTAGTACGGAATATACGCAATTACTTTATATCCCAAGTAAAGCGCCACATGACATTTTTACGCGCGAAGCAAAAGCAGGAATTAAGCTCTATGTAAAACGCGTCTTTATTATGGATGATGCGGATAATTTAATTCCAAACTATTTACGCTTTGTTCAAGGTGTCGTGGATAGTGCGGATTTACCGCTTAATGTTAGCCGTGAGTTGTTGCAAGAAAGCCGTGATGTCAAAACAATTCGTGAAGGTAATGCGCGTCGTGTATTAACTTTGCTTGATGGTTTGGCTAAATCGGAAGATGAAAAAGACCAAGAAAAATTCAAGACATTCTACAGTGAGTTTGGCTCAGTAATTAAAGAAGGCTTGGGTGAAGACTTTGGTAACCGTGAACGTATTTTAAAATTATTACGTTATGCGACTTCAACAAATGATGAAGTAACGACTTCTTTTGCTGACTATAAGGCACGCATGAAAGAAGGCCAAAAAGCCATCTATTATGTGACTGCTGACAGTCTAGCAGCAGCGAAAAACTCGCCGCAGCTTGAGTTGTTTAAGAAAAAAGGCATTGAAGTGTTATTAATGGCAGAGCGTGTTGACGAGTGGGCAATGAACTTTGTTCACGAGTTTGACGGTACGCCATTAAAGAATGTGTCGAAAGGCGCTGTTGATTTAGGCGATTTGCAAGATGCTGAAGAGAAGAAGGCACTTGAGCAAGCAGCTGAACAGTTTAAGCCTGTTGTTGAGAAATTAAGTGACTCATTAAAGGCTAAGACTAAAGAAGTACGTGTAACTACACGTCTAGTTGATTCTCCAGCGTGTTTAGTAACAAGTGAAGGTGAGCTATCTCCCCAACTCATTCGTATGCTGAAACAAGCTGGACAAGCAGTGCCAGAAATCAAGCCAATTTTAGAAATTAACCCTGAGCATCCTTTAGTGAAAAAACTTGAAGGTTCAGAGCAGTTTGATGATTTGGCAAATGTGATTTTTGATCAGGCTGTGATTGCTGAAGGTGGTTTACCAGAAGACCCTGCTGCTTACGTGAAACGCATTAATAGCTTATTGTTGAAATAA
- a CDS encoding RBBP9/YdeN family alpha/beta hydrolase — MIRKLILLVLFGLMSFVANAKILELQEKNMRQIFVLHGYSASINDHWFQDLKHQIEDEHTSVTLIPFPDSENPDVDAWQKVLDQQIPSVDENTYFVAHSLGVITLLQFLQRHDYQNIGGMILVSGFSGFISDSSVLNSYITKSKVDTNYFKDIKKKLVYLSDNDDLVPPKLTIELAKEIDAPYITVPNGGHFLGREGYTKFPQVVNSLKEMLESK; from the coding sequence ATGATCAGAAAACTCATTTTATTGGTGTTATTCGGATTAATGTCATTTGTTGCAAATGCCAAAATACTTGAACTTCAGGAGAAGAACATGCGTCAAATATTTGTACTTCACGGTTACTCTGCTTCTATAAATGATCACTGGTTTCAAGATTTAAAGCATCAAATAGAAGATGAACACACTTCTGTTACCTTAATTCCATTTCCAGATTCTGAGAATCCGGATGTAGATGCATGGCAGAAGGTTTTAGATCAACAGATCCCGAGTGTGGATGAAAATACTTATTTTGTTGCGCACAGTTTAGGGGTGATTACGTTACTGCAATTTTTGCAAAGACACGATTATCAAAATATTGGAGGAATGATTTTAGTATCTGGATTCTCTGGTTTCATTTCAGATTCTTCTGTACTTAATAGTTATATAACCAAGAGTAAAGTCGATACAAATTACTTTAAGGATATAAAGAAAAAGCTGGTGTATTTATCTGATAATGATGATTTGGTTCCGCCCAAACTGACTATTGAATTGGCGAAAGAAATTGATGCACCGTACATTACTGTTCCTAATGGTGGGCATTTTTTGGGTAGAGAAGGTTATACGAAATTTCCGCAAGTCGTGAATTCTTTAAAAGAGATGTTAGAGAGCAAATAA
- a CDS encoding OmpW/AlkL family protein, whose amino-acid sequence MFKKALVIALMGMSSFTFAGNWQVKFGGSVIAPSEDTTTDLGVVKADHEYAFTPSVEYFFGQSPFSAELLLATPINHDVLLDGKNAARIKQLPPTITAKYHFKNSTRFTPYIGIGATAFIPWDEEGAAVKVKEDFGLAGQVGFNFQPADAKNWGVFVDVRYADISPEVTIDPSIANYKFDLDINPFVYTLGYSYKF is encoded by the coding sequence GTGTTCAAAAAAGCTTTGGTTATTGCATTAATGGGGATGTCTTCTTTTACTTTTGCTGGTAACTGGCAAGTGAAATTTGGTGGTAGTGTTATTGCTCCATCAGAAGATACAACAACGGATTTAGGTGTAGTAAAAGCAGATCATGAATATGCATTTACACCATCGGTGGAATACTTTTTTGGTCAGTCTCCATTTTCGGCAGAATTATTATTAGCAACACCTATTAATCATGATGTATTGCTAGATGGTAAAAATGCAGCACGTATAAAACAATTACCACCAACAATTACTGCAAAATATCATTTTAAAAACTCTACACGTTTCACACCGTATATTGGTATTGGTGCTACAGCATTTATTCCTTGGGATGAAGAAGGTGCAGCGGTAAAGGTTAAAGAAGATTTTGGTTTGGCAGGTCAAGTTGGTTTTAATTTCCAACCTGCTGATGCTAAAAACTGGGGTGTATTTGTAGATGTACGTTATGCTGATATTAGTCCTGAAGTAACAATTGATCCATCAATTGCTAACTACAAGTTTGATCTAGATATTAATCCTTTTGTTTATACTTTGGGTTATAGCTATAAATTTTAA
- the hmrR gene encoding MerR family transcriptional regulator yields the protein MNLAKVAELTKVSPRMLRYYESLGLIQPLRASNNYRSYTQKDIENIKKIKILNDAGMHLKDIQVLLPCFDLDERVFTLCSVVQEKLQTELMHVSEQLNKLQTSQSLLQSFLTKGKVESTKS from the coding sequence ATGAACTTAGCTAAAGTTGCCGAGCTCACAAAAGTAAGTCCTCGTATGCTGCGTTATTACGAGAGCTTAGGGCTTATACAGCCTCTTCGAGCAAGTAATAACTATCGAAGTTATACGCAAAAAGATATTGAAAATATTAAGAAAATTAAAATATTAAATGATGCAGGCATGCATCTAAAAGATATCCAGGTCTTGCTGCCTTGTTTTGATTTAGATGAACGCGTATTTACACTATGCTCAGTGGTTCAAGAAAAACTGCAAACTGAACTCATGCATGTGTCTGAGCAGTTAAACAAACTACAAACTTCTCAAAGTTTATTACAATCTTTTTTAACCAAAGGAAAAGTCGAGAGCACCAAATCATAA